The uncultured Fibrobacter sp. genome has a segment encoding these proteins:
- the ispH gene encoding 4-hydroxy-3-methylbut-2-enyl diphosphate reductase: MKKVILATPRGFCAGVDRAIHVVERAIEKFGTPIYVRHEIVHNKFVVDSLKGKGVVFVDELDEVPTGSVVIFSAHGVAEEIYADAEKRGLQVLDASCPLVLKVHYSAKRHYAAGRHIILIGHAGHAEVVGTLGQLPPGAITLIKNEEDARTVDVPADKELAYITQTTLSVAETRKIIEALKNRFPNIIGPDAGDLCYATGNRQAAVLDLCSKVDMLLVVGAKNSSNSSRLMELGLEQGIQSHLIASVDDLDPEWFENIESVGISSGASAPEVLVQGVVDWIKSKFAPVEIENFVKLVESTKFNLPKALQD; the protein is encoded by the coding sequence ATGAAAAAGGTGATTCTTGCGACTCCCCGAGGATTTTGCGCGGGCGTGGACCGTGCTATCCATGTGGTGGAACGTGCGATAGAAAAGTTTGGAACTCCTATTTACGTGCGTCATGAAATCGTGCACAACAAGTTCGTGGTCGATTCGCTAAAGGGAAAGGGCGTTGTCTTTGTCGACGAACTTGACGAGGTCCCGACGGGTTCCGTGGTAATTTTTTCTGCCCACGGGGTCGCCGAAGAAATTTATGCCGATGCGGAAAAACGCGGACTGCAGGTGCTGGATGCCAGCTGTCCTCTGGTGCTCAAGGTCCATTACAGTGCCAAACGGCATTATGCGGCCGGTCGCCATATTATTTTGATTGGACATGCGGGGCACGCCGAAGTGGTGGGTACCCTGGGTCAGCTTCCGCCGGGCGCGATTACGCTCATCAAGAACGAAGAAGATGCCCGCACGGTGGATGTCCCCGCCGATAAGGAACTCGCCTATATTACCCAGACGACGCTTTCGGTTGCCGAAACGCGCAAGATTATCGAAGCGCTCAAGAATCGTTTCCCGAATATTATCGGGCCCGATGCTGGGGACCTCTGCTATGCGACGGGCAATCGCCAGGCGGCGGTGCTCGACTTGTGTTCCAAGGTGGACATGCTGCTTGTGGTGGGAGCGAAAAATTCGTCGAACTCGAGCCGCCTGATGGAACTTGGGTTGGAACAGGGAATTCAGAGTCATTTGATCGCTTCGGTCGACGATTTGGATCCGGAATGGTTCGAAAATATCGAATCGGTCGGAATTTCGAGTGGCGCAAGCGCTCCCGAGGTGCTTGTGCAGGGGGTGGTAGACTGGATTAAGTCCAAGTTTGCCCCCGTAGAAATTGAAAATTTTGTAAAATTGGTCGAATCTACCAAGTTTAACCTACCAAAGGCCTTGCAAGATTGA
- the rpmB gene encoding 50S ribosomal protein L28, with translation MSRICEVTGKAGLVGNMVSHSNRKKLMKQLPNLQKKRFYIPEEDRWVTLRVSAAGLRTINKLGIQAVAQELGI, from the coding sequence ATGAGCCGCATTTGTGAAGTTACCGGCAAAGCCGGTCTCGTGGGTAACATGGTTTCCCACTCTAACCGTAAGAAGTTGATGAAGCAGCTGCCGAACCTTCAGAAGAAGCGCTTCTACATTCCTGAAGAGGATCGTTGGGTCACGCTTCGCGTGAGCGCCGCTGGTCTTCGTACCATCAACAAGCTTGGCATCCAGGCTGTTGCTCAGGAACTCGGCATCTAA
- a CDS encoding PolC-type DNA polymerase III, with protein MPPKFVAFDLETTGLNNQKDEIIEIGAVKFTVETKNGKVVPKLLGELETFVKPNMMIPAEASAVNHIYDSDVQDAPAVGDAIKKFTEFCGQSSILIAHNANFDASFLRVAYKNNPQLVPGNPVIDSLAISKAILPEASSHKLGILANMFKRRDEISMSIEADKMHRAVYDCLMLMEVFVALLRRRFKEKDWEMACIMKNIEKYKGIPQFINK; from the coding sequence ATGCCACCTAAATTTGTAGCATTTGACCTTGAAACAACAGGCCTCAACAACCAGAAAGACGAAATTATTGAAATCGGCGCCGTCAAATTCACCGTGGAAACCAAGAACGGGAAAGTCGTCCCCAAGTTGCTTGGCGAGCTCGAAACCTTCGTGAAGCCGAACATGATGATCCCGGCCGAAGCCTCTGCCGTGAACCACATCTACGACAGCGACGTCCAGGACGCCCCCGCCGTTGGGGATGCCATCAAGAAGTTCACCGAATTTTGCGGACAAAGTTCCATCCTCATTGCCCACAACGCAAACTTCGACGCCAGCTTTTTGCGCGTCGCCTACAAGAACAACCCGCAGCTCGTGCCCGGGAACCCCGTTATCGACAGCCTTGCCATCTCCAAGGCGATTCTCCCCGAAGCAAGTTCCCACAAGCTCGGCATTCTCGCGAACATGTTCAAGCGTCGTGACGAAATTTCGATGAGTATCGAGGCCGACAAGATGCACCGCGCCGTCTATGACTGTCTGATGCTCATGGAAGTATTCGTGGCGCTCCTCCGCCGCCGGTTCAAGGAAAAGGACTGGGAAATGGCCTGCATCATGAAGAACATCGAAAAGTACAAGGGAATCCCGCAGTTTATCAATAAGTAG